The following nucleotide sequence is from Flavimarina sp. Hel_I_48.
CCTACTCAAAAAAAGCGGCAAGTTTTTTCAAAGGAAAGAAGGCAAATATTACCACGCGAAATTTTAAGGAAAGTGTTGCCCAACTACGTAAGCGCTTCAAGATCAATCAGGGTGGGGACAATTATCTCTTCTTCACTACCTGCGAAGACCAGGCGCAGTATATAATAGAATGCAGCAAAGCTTAAGTATTTTGCGATTCGGGTTTTAAGATCAAATAGAACGCAAGCCAAATCTGCTTTTAAGGAAAGCAAAAAATAAAAATGCAGAACAGTTTCTAAAATTGATAAACAGCCGCATTGATGTTCATACCTGCACCCACCGAGGCAAAAACAACAAGGTCGCCCTTTTCAATAGTATGCTCCTCAAGTTCTCCCTTTAATATCAGATCTAAAAGCGTGGGAATCGTTGCCACCGAAGAGTTTCCAGTCCATGAAATGATCATGGGCATAACTTCGTAGGGAACATCATTTATACCGTATAAACTATACAACCGTTCCAGGATCGCATCGTCCATTTTACCATTGGCCTGATGGATAAGAATTTTCTTGACCGAACGTATATCTTTCCCACATTTTTCAAGACAGGCCTTGATGGATTTTGGTACGGTTTCCAGTGCATATTGGTATAGCTTCCTGCCGTTCATTTTGAGATAAAGATCATCTGCCTTCTCATTCTGAGCGTTGTAAGAGCCCGCCATTTTGAGCATTTGGGAATATCTATACGTATCTGAACGGGTTTTGTGGGCTAATAGGCCTTTGTCAACTTCTGTACTCGCTTCAAGAATGGTCGCTCCCGCACCATCCGCGTAAATCATACCATCCCTGTCATGCGGGTCTATCACTCGCGAAATCGTTTCTGCGCCTATAACCAGAATTTTCTTGGCATCTCCAGATTTTATAAAATAATCTGCCTGTATGATGGCCTGCAACCAACCTGGACAACCAAAGGGAAGATCATAGCTTATGCATTCTGGATTTTTTATTTTAAGACTGAATTTTACCCGGGAGGCAAGAGCAGGTACCATATCTGTACGGTTGCTCCCGTGCTTTACATCGCCAAAGTTATGGGCGACAATTATATAGTCAAGTTCCTCAGGATCTATAGCCGCATCTGCAATGGCCTTTTGGGCAGCTAAAAACGCGATATCTGAAGTTACCTGATCGTCCTGAACATACCGGCGTTCTTTAATGGTTGTGATCTCATAAAATTTATTGATCACATCCTGATTATCCTTATCTAATTTTCTACCATTAGTTTCATAAAACTCATGTTTCAGGAAATCAGTATTGACGATTTTTTTTGATGGCAAATAGGTCCCGGTTCCGGTAATCACGCTGTGCAGGGGGTTATTCATACATTAATTTGAAAAAAAATTGATCCTATTGAGTTTATATGTTCAATGGAAACACAATTAACGGTTATACTGTTTTAAGGCTATTATTTAAAATCCTGATGCGGAAGGTACATTTATTTTCTTACGCATATATACTAAAAGGCTGAACTTACAGTATCTAAATTGAATTATAAAGTCTAACATGCTGATTTTCATTACCTACACCATATATATTTGCTCATGTTGAAAATCTGAGGTCTTTTTATCCATCCTTCAAGGATAACCCTTGCTATGTTTTAAAAGAAGGCCTAAACAATACGTTATAAGAGCCTGGCTAATGCATTGCAAAACCTAAAAAATCAAAAGTTAAAGCAGAAAAGACTGCTTTTATAAATTTCAGCCTTTAAAAATAAAAAACTAAATTGAAATTGATCCTTTTATTTTAGGTAAATATTAACAATTCGGCAATTTTTGGATTCTTAAACGCAAAAAAACCGGATTTCTTAATTGAAATCCGGTTTTTTCGCATCTATTTCGGGTAAATTTCAGATCAAATATCTGTTGCGGTCAGGGTTTTTATAAATGCGACCAGTGCTTTCTGATCTGCGATACTTAAGTCTAGATTATCAAAAGGCAGAGTCTGCTGCGGCAGATCAAAACCCAGGCCACCACCGCCTCCTTTGTTATAAAAATCAATAACTTCTTCAAGCGTAGCGTACACGCCATTGTGCATATAGGGAGCGGTAAGTCCCGCATTTCTGATACTGGGCGTTTTAAACATGCCCCGGTGTATTTCATTACCATAACGCCAATAAAATCCTTCATCGGTGTCAAGGGATTTATTGGCCGCAGTGGCCGGTACCCCTATAACTTCTTTTTCTGTTTCTTTGTAAAACGGTGGTACCGTGCCGCTGGTCAATGGCATAAAATGACAGGTTGCGCACAGTGCTTCGCCCATAAACAGGTTGAACCCTCTTTTTTCTGAAGCGGTAAAGGTATTTTCTTCCCCCCGCATGTTTCGGTCAAATTTTGAATCAAAGGAATTCAGCGTTGCTATGTATGAGGAAATGGCTTTGATCACATCACTGTTTTTTTTGCTGGAAGGCCCAAATACCTTGTTAAAAGCCGAAACATACGTGGAATCTTCCGTTAGAGCGGTTGAAAATTCGTGTACAGATCCATTAAACTCCAATTTATTTGTGAAAACACCTGATATTTGATCCAGGAGCGTATTTGATCTTCCATCCCAAAAAAAGCCTTTTTGAAATACCGAATTGATCAGCGTGGGCGTATTACGCATTAGCTTTTTACCGGTATTATCCAGACTGGCCACAAGTCCATCAGCATAAGCCTTATCGGGAATATGGCATGTTGCGCAGGCCATCGCGCCATTAGAAGATAATTGTGGATCAAAAAACAGGCGCTTTCCCAGGGCGATCTGCTCATCCGAAGGATTTCTGTTTGCCGGCGGGGTAAAATAATTGACATTGAACGAATTATTTTCAAAAAACGTGGGGGCGTCAAAATTGAAAGGTTGGTTGTCCACTGGTTCCCAGATATCGCTTACCTCCCTTATGGCTACCCAACTTCTGGTTATGGGATTTAGATAGTCCCGTATAAAGGAAAACCGGTCAAAACTCTTAAAATCAGGATTCTTACCAATAAATTCAGTTGCCCGTTGTATTTGCGCCGTAAAAGTTGAATCCAGTGCTTTATCGTTTTTTTGAACAAGCGCTTTTATGCTGTGGTCATAAACCTCTAAAAGTCCCAAAAGCGAAATAGACGCCTCCCGCAGCCCTTCCCCGCTTACAGGAGTATCAAAATTTGCCATTGAAAAACTTAAGATGCGAAGCAATTGCTGGTGCGTGGCAATAAAAAAACGCTGTGGATCAAGCTTTCGGTTTTCGATATTTTTTCTCAATACATTTATAAGTCCGCGCGTAAGTTGTATTTCCCGGTTCACGGTAAGACTGTCCACACCGCCTTCGTACAGACTTTCTTCTATTTTTTGAAGTCCCAGGGGTTCCAGTACCCGCTCTGTATCTTCCGTAAAAACAGGTAGTGCGGGACCGTTTGCCCTATGACCTACCTCTGGATTGAGATAGGATGCATACGGCTCTGCCTTCTTAAAGGCTATACGGGCCTTTTTAAAATAGTGTTTTACCTGCTCACTTGCTATGGGCACCCGACTCACAGAATCCAGGTAAAGATCTGTATTTTTAATATTGGTCAGGTAGTAGTCCTGCGCGTAATCCCAATTAGGGACTAACTGTGCCGTTTCCTGCTCGGCAGATCGGTTTTTGCAGGACTGCCAGGTCACCAGCAATAGCAGTGCAATAAGACAAAATAAAAGGTTTTTTTTCATAATCTTATGATACGGCAAAGACCTCCAGCGTGGAGGTCTTTGTTATTTGAAAATTTAGGGTTGAAAATTATTAACGGGGAAGACCTTGCAACAAAACGATCTGGCCGCCTTGATTATCTTCATAAGTACTGTTTATGTGACCGTCCCTACCTTTAAATGTTTCATCTTCCCAGTAATGTGGCTGCAGGTTGAGCATAAAAGTCCCGGGAACGCCCACTTTGTCTGAGACGTCTGTTAGCGCACCAAATTCCCCGCTGTAGCCTACACTAGCATCTGGTGAAAGATCCTGACGGATTACCAGTTCAAGTACAACCCGCGAATTGTTTCCGTCTAAATCAGACTGGTAGATATAGGCTGCATGGTTGCGTGAAAAAGAGTTGGGATCTTCCTGAAAGTAAACGAAGTTCTCAGTAACACAAATGTTATCTGGGCTTTGTAGTACAGCCAGGTTTCCGTCAGCATTGTTCGTATCAGTGTTACCGCTGATGATTTGTGTCAATTTACCTGTAAGCGGAGAATCATCGTCCAGTTCCAGTTTGTAAACCGTACCCCAATCATTATAGGTACCTGCACCTGGTCCTCTTCCGGTAACGGCAAAATAAACGTTTCTGGCATTTGCATCGCTCCCCTTTTGATAATCTACATCTTCTACACGCATAAAAGCGGATATACCGGCAGCAACGCAAGCATCCTCCATTTCGTTTTTGGTCATATTTTTTCCATTGGGAATTTCAACAAACTCCACATCGTAAGAAACCGCACGGTCAAGATTGCTCTCATTATAGATCGTACCTTCTTCAGCATCCAGAATGATGGGCTCTACATTCCCATTGTCATCAGGTGCCGTAAAACCTCCGGAAACCTGTTTGAATTTTAGCGCGTAAATACTTCCATTCTCCAGGTCTGCGTCGCCATTTTCTGAATAATAAAGTGTTACCTGACCTTCTGAACCACTGGAGTCATCATCGCCGCCCACAATTACCGTTCTACCAGCATAAGCTCCCTGTGGCAGGGGAACTGCATTTTCCCAGGAGAATTCCCCCAGCGCGTCAAGACCAAAATCTGCACCCGGAGTAGGCGTTGTAACATAAGGATCTATCCCTTTTACATCATAACTGATACTTTCTGAAGCAGAAAGGAACAGGTCTTTAGAACCGCCGTGAATGGCAGCTTCCCACATCGTACCTGAACACTGGCGGGCAAAATCTGCCACGCTTGAATTCAGCAGCCATTCACCGGAAATTGGCTTCATTTCTTTGTCAAGTTTAATCCGGGATACGGCATAAGTATCTTCGGCATTTACGATATACAGATAGCCATCACTATCAGGATCTTTTAAAAGTCCGGCGCCATCCTGAGCTCCCACGAGTTTAAAATCATTGCTCAAAGTATCTGAAGAACTTAGGAGCGAATAGGCTTTAACATAATTGAATTGTGGCATCATGGCCACGAGGGGCTCCATATTAGACTTATTGGAAAAAATACCCGGCTCAGGGGTAAAATCTTCCCCGTCTGTACCATTTTCTCCATCTGCGCCGTCAGCCCCATTGGCACCATCTGCGCCATTTATTCCATCAATACCATCTTCGCCATCGCAGCTGGTATAAAAACTTCCAACTGCACATAAAAGAAAACAGTTGAAAATTAATTGTTGTAGTTTTTTCATCACTAGATAAGTTTGGTTTGTTAGGTCACAAATCTATCTATGAAATTTCCAAAGGAGCTTAAGGGAATATTGTCTGTATTTTAAGAAATAAACAATACAACATTATGTGAGTTAATTTGACGTTACCTACGCACACTTTTAAATAGCAATTTAAAGCACATAACATTCTGATTTTTTGATAAATAAGCAACAATTTTTACCGGTCTTAACATTGGCTTTTCGTTGAAAAAAGTGGTTTTGGTCATGATTGTTTAAAAAAAACGGTCAAAAACCAGATGTTTTTGACCGTTTTACTGAACGTATTACCTATTTATCAGGCATTTTCCAGAATTTGAACGGCATGATCTTTTGTTTTTACTTTATCGATCACACGCTCCACTATTCCCTTTTCATCTATTAAAAAAGTTGTGCGGTTGATACCTTCATATTCCTTACCCATAAATTTTTTAGGGCCCCAAACGCCAAAGGTTTCTATTACCGTCTTGTCTTCATCTGCCAAAAGCGGAAAAGGAAATTCATACTTTTCCCTGAAATTGGTCTGCCGTTTTTGAGAATCTGCGCTTACGCCCAGAATGGAATACCCAGCGTCCTGAAGTTCTTTATAATTATCGCGTAAGTTGCATGCCTCTGCCGTACAGCCTGGTGTAGATGCTTTGGGGTAAAAAAATACCACCACTTTTTTTCCGCTGTAATCGCTTAGTTTTATTGTATTTCCATCTTGATCTTTTGCTTCAAAATCTGGTACTTTATCGCCTTCTTTTAATGTGCTCATATTAACTATTTTTGTTTTCCTCTAAAATAAAGAAAATGACCAAGGCCGAAAAGGTAAGCTTCGTTATAGATACGTTAAACCGTATTTACCCAGAAATCCCCATTCCGTTAGATCATCAAGATCCCTATACTTTACTAATTGCCGTTCTTATGAGTGCGCAAAGTACAGATGTACGCGTGAATAAAATCACACCGCTACTCTTTGAAAAGGCAGATAATCCTTATGATATGGTTAAACTCACGGTAGAAGAAATCAGGGAAATTATAAAGCCCGTGGGTCTTTCCCCTATGAAATCAAAAGGTATTCACGGACTCTCCCAGATCCTTATTGATAAACACAATGGCGAGGTACCACAAGATTTACAATCGCTTGAAGAACTTCCCGCGGTAGGCCATAAAACGGCAAGTGTGGTTATTTCACAAGCCTTCGGGATACCGGCATTTCCCGTGGATACGCATATCCACCGACTCCTGTACCGATGGGGATTGACCAATGGAAAGAATGTGGTTCAGACCGAAAAAGATGCAAAACGTCTTTTCCCGGAAAAAATCTGGAACGACCTGCACCTGCAAATTATCTGGTATGGTAGGCAATACTGCCAGGCGCGTGGCTGGGATCTCGATAAGGATATTATAACAGCGACGGTGGGCAGAAAAAGCATTTTGAAGAAATATTACCAGAAATAACCCATTTTTTACCCATTTTATAAAGAAAAAGCCCGTTTTTCAACGGGCTTGACAATTAATTGAGAAGTGCTTCGAACTTCTCGCCATTATAATTAATAACACTTAAAGCTTTGGAGTAGTTTAAAAGAAACTGAATCGTTTCCTTTTTAGGGCTACTTCCCTCCCCATATTGCATTTTTTTCTTCGAGTAAAGGTGGGCCATGAATTACGTTTTTAGAAATTTATTTAACTACAACGTAATTCAAAAGCTTTTAGTTTGTATTAATTTGTTAAAATTATATTGTGTTTGTCAATTAGTTTACGCAGATTGATTAAAGCGTAGCGCATACGGCCTAGTGCGGTATTGATGCTTACATCTGTTTTAAGCGCTATTTCCTTAAAGCTCATATCTTTATAAATACGCATGACCAGAACATCCTTTTGATCATCTGGCAATTCTTCGATTAGACGGCGCACATCGGTTTCTACCTGCTCCTTGATAATTTGCTTTTCAGCATTGAGGTCGTTATCGCTGAGCACGGAAAAAATATTAAAATCACCCGAATTGTCAAACTTGGGCATTCTCTTATTTTTTCTGAAATGGTCAATGACTAAATTGTGGGCAATACGCATTACCCAGGGCAGGAACTTTCCTTCTTCATTATAACCGCCCCTTTTTAAAGTACGTATTACTTTTATAAAGGTATCCTGAAAAATATCTTCGGTGATATCTTTATCATATACCTTAGAATAGATAAAACTGTATATGCGTTGCTGGTGCCTGGAGATTAATGTGGAAAGGGCAGCCTCATTGCCTTTAATATAATCGCTAACTAAAGTAGCGTCAGAAGTTAACATATCTTTCATAGAATTGCTTTTTAGGGTTCTCAAACCGGGGCAGGTTTGGTTTTCAATACGCTTAAAAGTAATACTATGCTATAGGCTATTAGGTTTTCGTTAACAACGGTTCAAATATAACAACTTTCATTCCAAATAAAAAAGAGCCAGAGACAATTTTAACATTAACAGGACGTTGGGGCATTTCAGAGGCTACAATTTACTGGTATAAACTATCTTTGCATACGTAAAAAATCTGCTATGCATATAGACGTTTCTTCGGCAAAGCCGAAAGAAAATATCATTATAAAAGGAGCAAAACTCCACAATCTTAAAAATATCAATGCGATCATACCGCGCAACAAGTTGGTGGTGATCACAGGTCTTTCTGGCTCGGGAAAGTCAAGTCTTGCTTTTGATACGCTGTATGCGGAGGGCCAGCGGCGGTACGTAGAAAGCCTTTCTTCTTATGCCAGGCAGTTTCTGGGCAGGCTGGATAAACCTAAAGTGGACTGGATCAAGGGGATTGCACCGGCAATCGCCATTGAGCAAAAGGTTAATTCCACAAATCCGCGTTCTACCGTAGGCACTTCTACTGAAATTTACGATTACCTGAAACTGCTTTATGCACGTATAGGTAAGACCTTCTCCCCTATTTCTGGAGATCAGGTCAAAAAAGATACGGTTACAGATGTGATTGATTTTGTAAAAGGAAAGGAAGACCGTACCAAATTACTGCTCCTGGCCCCAATAATCCTTGAAAAAGGCCGAAAAATAGCCGATAAACTCAATATTTTACAGCAACAGGGATATGCCAGGATCAAAGTAAACGATGAGGTTGTACGTATTGAGGAAGCCGAAAAGGTTAAGGCAAAGGATAAAATTTACCTTGTCGTAGACCGGATTATCACAAAAGACGACGAAGATTTTTACAACCGCCTGGCTGATGCCGTACAGACCGCTTTTTTTGAAGGAAAAGGGGAAGCGATCATTGAAGAACTTGAAACAGGAAAACAACGCGTTTTTAGCAACAGTTTTGAGTTGGACGGAATGCAATTTCTTGAGCCAAACATTCATTTATTCAGTTTTAACAATCCTTATGGCGCCTGTCCCACCTGCGAGGGTTACGGTGATGTAATAGGGATAGATGAGGAACTGGTGATTCCCAATACCGCACTTTCCGTTTATGAACGCGCCGTTTTTCCCTGGCGTGGTGATAGCATGAGTTATTATAATGACCAACTTGTAAACAACGCATACAAGTTTGATTTCCCCGTTCACAAGCCATTCTTTGAACTGACCGAAGATCAAAAAAATCTGGTCTGGGAGGGCAATCAATACTTTGAAGGATTGAATGAATTCTTTAAACATCTGGAATCCAAAGCTTACAAAATCCAGAATCGCGTCATGCTTTCCCGCTATCGTGGAAAAACAAAATGCCGCACCTGTAACGGTAAACGCCTAAGAAAAGAAGCCGAATATGTAAAAGTGGGCAATACGCCCATTACTGATCTGGTCAACCTTCCACTTAAGAAAGTCGCAGTTTTCTTTAAGGAACTTCAACTTGATGACCACGATGCACAGATCGCAAAACGTTTGCTTACCGAAATCAATAGTCGGTTGGAATTCCTGAATAAAGTAGGCCTGAGCTATCTTACATTAAATAGGAAATCAAACACGCTTTCTGGTGGGGAATCACAGCGAATCAACCTGGCGACATCACTAGGGAGCAGCCTGGTAGGCTCCATGTATATCCTGGATGAGCCCAGTATAGGCTTGCATCCCAAGGACACTGAGCGCCTGATAGGCGTATTAAAAGACCTTCGTGACCTTGGCAATACGGTAATTGTCGTGGAACATGATGAAGATATCATGAAAGCGGCAGATGAAATTATTGACATAGGCCCTGAAGCGGGCACCCTGGGTGGCGATGTGGTAGCCGTAGGAAATTATGATGGTATTTTAAAAAGCGACTCCCTTACCGCAAAATACCTAAATGGGGATATGGAAATTGAAATTCCGAAAAAACGCCGGACTTCAAAAAAAGGGGTTGATATCAAAGGCGCCCGGGAGAACAATCTCAAAAATATTGACGTTCACATTCCACTGAATGTATTTGTGGCCATTACAGGTGTTTCCGGTAGCGGAAAAAGTACATTGGTAAAGAGAATTCTTTATCCCGCCATGCTCAAAGAAATAGGTGGGCACGGCGAAAAAGCGGGGCAATTCAGTAGTATTTCGGGAAGTTTTGACCATATTAAAAACATTGAGTTTGTAGATCAGAATCCCATAGGACGTTCTTCACGTTCCAATCCCGTGACCTATATTAAGGCCTACGATGACATCAGAACACTTTATTCAAAACAAAAACTGAGTAAAATACGCAACTTCAAGACAAAACATTTTTCCTTTAACGTAGATGGAGGCCGCTGTGAAACTTGCAAGGGCGAGGGCGAAGTAACCATTGAAATGCAATTTATGGCAGATGTTCACCTGGAATGTGAAACGTGTCACGGCAAGCGTTTTAAAAAGGAGGTCCTTGAGGTTCAGTTTGAAGGGAAAAATATAGATGACATCCTTAACCTTACCATTGATGACGCGGTGGCCTTTTTTGAAGAGAACAAAGAAGATAAGATCGTACGTAAACTCAAACCCTTACAGGATGTAGGTTTAGGCTATGTCACGCTGGGTCAGAGTTCATCTACGCTTTCTGGCGGGGAGGCACAGCGTATAAAATTAGCTTCGTTTCTTGTAAAGGGAACAACCAGCGATAAAACCTTTTTCATCTTTGATGAACCTACGACTGGCCTGCATTTTCATGACATTAAGAAATTGCTGGCGTCTTTTGAAGCCTTGATTAAAAACGGTCATTCCATTTTAGTTGTAGAACACAATCTTGATTTGATCAAATGTGCAGATTATGTCATAGACCTGGGACTTGACGGTGGTGAGGAGGGCGGTCACCTTATCGCTTCGGGAACGCCGGAAGAGGTTGCGAAAAATAAAAAATCGTACACCGCGCCCTACCTCAAAGAAAAATTATAAACACAAAAAACGGACTAAA
It contains:
- the uvrA gene encoding excinuclease ABC subunit UvrA, with translation MHIDVSSAKPKENIIIKGAKLHNLKNINAIIPRNKLVVITGLSGSGKSSLAFDTLYAEGQRRYVESLSSYARQFLGRLDKPKVDWIKGIAPAIAIEQKVNSTNPRSTVGTSTEIYDYLKLLYARIGKTFSPISGDQVKKDTVTDVIDFVKGKEDRTKLLLLAPIILEKGRKIADKLNILQQQGYARIKVNDEVVRIEEAEKVKAKDKIYLVVDRIITKDDEDFYNRLADAVQTAFFEGKGEAIIEELETGKQRVFSNSFELDGMQFLEPNIHLFSFNNPYGACPTCEGYGDVIGIDEELVIPNTALSVYERAVFPWRGDSMSYYNDQLVNNAYKFDFPVHKPFFELTEDQKNLVWEGNQYFEGLNEFFKHLESKAYKIQNRVMLSRYRGKTKCRTCNGKRLRKEAEYVKVGNTPITDLVNLPLKKVAVFFKELQLDDHDAQIAKRLLTEINSRLEFLNKVGLSYLTLNRKSNTLSGGESQRINLATSLGSSLVGSMYILDEPSIGLHPKDTERLIGVLKDLRDLGNTVIVVEHDEDIMKAADEIIDIGPEAGTLGGDVVAVGNYDGILKSDSLTAKYLNGDMEIEIPKKRRTSKKGVDIKGARENNLKNIDVHIPLNVFVAITGVSGSGKSTLVKRILYPAMLKEIGGHGEKAGQFSSISGSFDHIKNIEFVDQNPIGRSSRSNPVTYIKAYDDIRTLYSKQKLSKIRNFKTKHFSFNVDGGRCETCKGEGEVTIEMQFMADVHLECETCHGKRFKKEVLEVQFEGKNIDDILNLTIDDAVAFFEENKEDKIVRKLKPLQDVGLGYVTLGQSSSTLSGGEAQRIKLASFLVKGTTSDKTFFIFDEPTTGLHFHDIKKLLASFEALIKNGHSILVVEHNLDLIKCADYVIDLGLDGGEEGGHLIASGTPEEVAKNKKSYTAPYLKEKL
- a CDS encoding cytochrome-c peroxidase, whose translation is MKKNLLFCLIALLLLVTWQSCKNRSAEQETAQLVPNWDYAQDYYLTNIKNTDLYLDSVSRVPIASEQVKHYFKKARIAFKKAEPYASYLNPEVGHRANGPALPVFTEDTERVLEPLGLQKIEESLYEGGVDSLTVNREIQLTRGLINVLRKNIENRKLDPQRFFIATHQQLLRILSFSMANFDTPVSGEGLREASISLLGLLEVYDHSIKALVQKNDKALDSTFTAQIQRATEFIGKNPDFKSFDRFSFIRDYLNPITRSWVAIREVSDIWEPVDNQPFNFDAPTFFENNSFNVNYFTPPANRNPSDEQIALGKRLFFDPQLSSNGAMACATCHIPDKAYADGLVASLDNTGKKLMRNTPTLINSVFQKGFFWDGRSNTLLDQISGVFTNKLEFNGSVHEFSTALTEDSTYVSAFNKVFGPSSKKNSDVIKAISSYIATLNSFDSKFDRNMRGEENTFTASEKRGFNLFMGEALCATCHFMPLTSGTVPPFYKETEKEVIGVPATAANKSLDTDEGFYWRYGNEIHRGMFKTPSIRNAGLTAPYMHNGVYATLEEVIDFYNKGGGGGLGFDLPQQTLPFDNLDLSIADQKALVAFIKTLTATDI
- a CDS encoding 3-oxoacyl-ACP synthase III family protein, with amino-acid sequence MNNPLHSVITGTGTYLPSKKIVNTDFLKHEFYETNGRKLDKDNQDVINKFYEITTIKERRYVQDDQVTSDIAFLAAQKAIADAAIDPEELDYIIVAHNFGDVKHGSNRTDMVPALASRVKFSLKIKNPECISYDLPFGCPGWLQAIIQADYFIKSGDAKKILVIGAETISRVIDPHDRDGMIYADGAGATILEASTEVDKGLLAHKTRSDTYRYSQMLKMAGSYNAQNEKADDLYLKMNGRKLYQYALETVPKSIKACLEKCGKDIRSVKKILIHQANGKMDDAILERLYSLYGINDVPYEVMPMIISWTGNSSVATIPTLLDLILKGELEEHTIEKGDLVVFASVGAGMNINAAVYQF
- a CDS encoding collagen-like protein, giving the protein MKKLQQLIFNCFLLCAVGSFYTSCDGEDGIDGINGADGANGADGADGENGTDGEDFTPEPGIFSNKSNMEPLVAMMPQFNYVKAYSLLSSSDTLSNDFKLVGAQDGAGLLKDPDSDGYLYIVNAEDTYAVSRIKLDKEMKPISGEWLLNSSVADFARQCSGTMWEAAIHGGSKDLFLSASESISYDVKGIDPYVTTPTPGADFGLDALGEFSWENAVPLPQGAYAGRTVIVGGDDDSSGSEGQVTLYYSENGDADLENGSIYALKFKQVSGGFTAPDDNGNVEPIILDAEEGTIYNESNLDRAVSYDVEFVEIPNGKNMTKNEMEDACVAAGISAFMRVEDVDYQKGSDANARNVYFAVTGRGPGAGTYNDWGTVYKLELDDDSPLTGKLTQIISGNTDTNNADGNLAVLQSPDNICVTENFVYFQEDPNSFSRNHAAYIYQSDLDGNNSRVVLELVIRQDLSPDASVGYSGEFGALTDVSDKVGVPGTFMLNLQPHYWEDETFKGRDGHINSTYEDNQGGQIVLLQGLPR
- a CDS encoding RNA polymerase sigma factor, with protein sequence MKDMLTSDATLVSDYIKGNEAALSTLISRHQQRIYSFIYSKVYDKDITEDIFQDTFIKVIRTLKRGGYNEEGKFLPWVMRIAHNLVIDHFRKNKRMPKFDNSGDFNIFSVLSDNDLNAEKQIIKEQVETDVRRLIEELPDDQKDVLVMRIYKDMSFKEIALKTDVSINTALGRMRYALINLRKLIDKHNIILTN
- the bcp gene encoding thioredoxin-dependent thiol peroxidase → MSTLKEGDKVPDFEAKDQDGNTIKLSDYSGKKVVVFFYPKASTPGCTAEACNLRDNYKELQDAGYSILGVSADSQKRQTNFREKYEFPFPLLADEDKTVIETFGVWGPKKFMGKEYEGINRTTFLIDEKGIVERVIDKVKTKDHAVQILENA
- a CDS encoding endonuclease III domain-containing protein, which translates into the protein MTKAEKVSFVIDTLNRIYPEIPIPLDHQDPYTLLIAVLMSAQSTDVRVNKITPLLFEKADNPYDMVKLTVEEIREIIKPVGLSPMKSKGIHGLSQILIDKHNGEVPQDLQSLEELPAVGHKTASVVISQAFGIPAFPVDTHIHRLLYRWGLTNGKNVVQTEKDAKRLFPEKIWNDLHLQIIWYGRQYCQARGWDLDKDIITATVGRKSILKKYYQK